The genomic window TTGGCACGCAAAACTGCTTCAAAATCGTCCTCGCGGCTGAGTTGGCGGCACTCCTTGCCTGGAGTGCTCTGGGTAGCAATGAGCGCGTAGGTGGTTTTCTCATGCGTGACAGGGACCACTGGGAAATGCGTCCCCGCAACAGCCGACGCACGGTCCTCGCACTACTCTCCGCCCTGGCCGAAACTCCCGCCCCCGCGGAGGCCGGCACCGTGAACAACCGCTTTAGCACGCTCCTGCGCAGTGTTCGCAGAGTGGCGCGTCCGGGTTCCAGCGTATTTCTCGTGAGCGACTTTGAGGGAGCTGAGGAGGACGAGGCCCGCGAGGAATTTTTTCAATTGGCGCGCCACGTAGAGGTCACGGCAATCCACTGCAGCGATCCCCTGGAGTCACAACTGCCCCCTGCGGGTCGCTACAGCGTCACCGATGGCCACGCGCGCGCCGAGTTGGATACGGGAGTCGCAGGATTGTCCCAGCGCTTTTCCGAGCTCTACAGCCAGCGGGTCGACAGCTACCAGGCGCAGCTTCAGCGTCTGGGGATTCCCATGCTTCGCGCCAGCACCACTCAGGCACCCCTGACTCTCCTGAGAAATATCTACGGGAGCACCCAGGCATCACCGGACGCGGTAGCGACCCATCCCCCGACACCGTCAGAAAGCCATGGAAGCTGATGCCATTATTGACATGCTCGAGCCCCTGCGCGAGCCCGAGGCAGTCTCCTGGTGGCCACCGGCGCCGGGATGGTGGCTCCTCGCGGTGTTAGCACTGGTCCTGATGATCTATGGCCTGATCCGCCTGTGGCGCTTTCACCAGCGGGCCGCACCCCTGCGGGCGGCCCGGCGGGAATTTCAGTCTCTGGAGGTTGCAGTGCTGTCGGATGCGGAGCGCGCAGCGGCCTTGGGAGTACTCCAAAGACGTCTGGCCATCAGTGTCGCCGGCCGCAGGGCCTGCGCCGGCCTGACAGGACAGGCCTGGGCCGATTTTTTAAACTCCCTAGCAAAAGGCCGGGGGCCCTATTTTGATGCCACCCTCGCCGATATCGCCTACGGGCCCGAGGTCAGCGCCCAGGACTGTGAAGATGCGCAGGAAGCGACGCGACGCTGGCTCCGGGAACTGGAGCGGCCCCGATGATTACCTTCCTATGGCCCTGGATGTTGCTGATGTTGCCCCTGCCCTGGCTCGTGCGCCGCTTTGCACCGCCGCGCACCGTCGAAAGGCCGGCGCTGCGGGCACCGTTTTTTCGCCACTGGCAGAGCCTCGCGGATAGAGACCAGCAGTCAATCGTCAGCACCGCGCGCCGCGTCCCCGCCGTCGCGCTATGGGTGATCTGGCTGTCGCTGCTGCTGGCCGCCGCGCGTCCCCTATGGGTCGGTGATGCCATCGAACTGCCCAACAGCGGCCGGGATCTCATGCTCGCCGTTGATATTTCAGGCAGCATGCGCGTCGAGGATATGCAGGTGGGCAACCGCATGGCCCGACGTATTGATGCGGTGAAACAACTGGGCAGCGACTTCATGTCCCGGCGCAGCGGCGATCGCCTGGGGCTGATCCTCTTCGGTAGTCGCGCGTATCTGCAATCGCCCCTGAGCTTTGATATTCAGACCGTGCAGCGTTTTCTTCTCGAGGCACAGATTGGTTTTGCAGGTCAGGAAACCGCCATCGGTGATGCCATCGGCCTCGCGGTCAAACGTTTGCAGGAGCGGCCTGCCAGCAGCCGCGTGCTCGTCCTGCTTACCGACGGCCAGGACACCGCAAGCACCGTGGATCCCTTGGAAGCGGCCAATCTGGCGGCGGATCTGGGTGTCCGCATCTACACCATTGGTATCGGCGCTGACTCTCTCACCCTGCCGGGCCTCCTGGGCTCTCCCCTGGGCGCACGGACGGTGAATCCCTCGGCGGATCTCGATGAAAGCACACTTATTGAGATTGCCAGGAGCACCGGTGGTCAGTATTTCCGCGCCCGGGATCCCGAAGAGCTGGCCACGGTCTACCGGCTGCTTGATCAGCTCGAACCCCTCGAAGTGGAAAAAGCCCTCTATCGGCCGCAGCAGTCCCTGAGCGCCTTGCCACTGCTCATCGCTATCGTCCTGAGCTTCGCATTGGTGATCCGCTACCTCTGGCAACATCGGGCAGCCCGGTCAGCCGCGGCAACGGCGGGAACCGCCGCGAGGGCAGTCCATGACTGAAGTCCTCAGTAACTTTCATTTTTTGCGGCCTCACTGGTTGTTATTACTCCTCCCCTGTCTCTTACTGGGCGCGCTCCTTTGGCGTCAGCGGGGACAGGAGGCAAGCTGGTCGCGCATCGTGGCGCCGGAGCTTCTTGAACATCTCATTAACCGGGAGACACTGCGCAAAGGACGCAGCGGCCTTCCCGCCTTGCTTGCTGCCTGGATCATCGCCGTGCTGGCCGCGGCGGGCCCCAGCTGGCAACAGCTACCCCAGCCGGTGCTGCAAAAGCAGGATGCCCTGGTGTTGGTGCTGGACCTGAGCTACTCCATGCTCGCAACGGACTTACAGCCATCGCGCCAGGATCGTGTGCGCCGCAAGCTCCTGGATTTACTGCGGGAACGACGGGAAGGCCTCACGGCACTCATCGCCTATGCCGGTGATGCGCACATTGTTGCGCCCCTGACGGACGATAATCCGACCATTGCCAATCTTCTGCCGGCTCTCACTCCAGAAATGATGCCCCTCCCCGGCTCGAATCCTGTGGAGGCCGTGGAGCGGGCCCTTGCGCTCCTGGACTCCGCTGGCGTGCGACGGG from Congregibacter litoralis KT71 includes these protein-coding regions:
- a CDS encoding DUF58 domain-containing protein, which produces MLTLDPSQPARGATVDIARLLALRFPARQLDIRRRRRALAQLSGGQRSNFRGRGIEFEEVRGYQPGDDIRAIDWRVTARTGEAHTKMFHEERERPVLLVVDQRSSMQFGTQNCFKIVLAAELAALLAWSALGSNERVGGFLMRDRDHWEMRPRNSRRTVLALLSALAETPAPAEAGTVNNRFSTLLRSVRRVARPGSSVFLVSDFEGAEEDEAREEFFQLARHVEVTAIHCSDPLESQLPPAGRYSVTDGHARAELDTGVAGLSQRFSELYSQRVDSYQAQLQRLGIPMLRASTTQAPLTLLRNIYGSTQASPDAVATHPPTPSESHGS
- a CDS encoding DUF4381 domain-containing protein; translation: MEADAIIDMLEPLREPEAVSWWPPAPGWWLLAVLALVLMIYGLIRLWRFHQRAAPLRAARREFQSLEVAVLSDAERAAALGVLQRRLAISVAGRRACAGLTGQAWADFLNSLAKGRGPYFDATLADIAYGPEVSAQDCEDAQEATRRWLRELERPR
- a CDS encoding vWA domain-containing protein; amino-acid sequence: MITFLWPWMLLMLPLPWLVRRFAPPRTVERPALRAPFFRHWQSLADRDQQSIVSTARRVPAVALWVIWLSLLLAAARPLWVGDAIELPNSGRDLMLAVDISGSMRVEDMQVGNRMARRIDAVKQLGSDFMSRRSGDRLGLILFGSRAYLQSPLSFDIQTVQRFLLEAQIGFAGQETAIGDAIGLAVKRLQERPASSRVLVLLTDGQDTASTVDPLEAANLAADLGVRIYTIGIGADSLTLPGLLGSPLGARTVNPSADLDESTLIEIARSTGGQYFRARDPEELATVYRLLDQLEPLEVEKALYRPQQSLSALPLLIAIVLSFALVIRYLWQHRAARSAAATAGTAARAVHD